The Glycine soja cultivar W05 chromosome 19, ASM419377v2, whole genome shotgun sequence genomic sequence tttcccaaACATTTTGACCACAATTTTGTTCTTGAAAATGAACCACGtcttctatttatttaataattaaaaaaatttaagataattgTGAAACTTAATCTAGATCATgaaaatcaatgttttcttacctaaaaaggataaaatttgGATTCActtattcctttttttattattatcaagtTCTTAAATTGTAGAACAATAGCATGTAAATATGTTTTCTAGaatttgtaatatattttttttttaaaaaactatttagtgttttaaaaaattatttaaatttttactagCAAATTGTTCATATGGTAtatggattttttaaaattaaatataatttgtcttTGGAGAGGGGCATTTTCAACCTCTCAAttctcttaattaattagacattttcaagatttttttccctttgaatattgaatatatatttcatattattttcacAATTAGATAGAAAGTTCAACTCATAATCATCTTCAAATTtgcttaaaaaattcattttcaacttACCATCCTTTTATTAATatccatatatttatttttcttggttatttattattttcagtttatctattttattcctattttaaattcaatttaaaaataataattatagacaatcttatattataattaaaataattcattttaaatctaaaatattatttatacatctaaaaatatttatttactatattttaattataatataatttacatattaaaaaaatatttattataaatcttaattatgtaaaaactaatattttcttataaaaatactaaagtaCTACTAACTTTACGAAATACTAGTactatattagaaaaaaaaagtttatatactaATAGTATTTGTAaagtattttagaaaatttatattcacatataattataatttatcatatataataactttaatattttttataataatagatttaaaaatcatattaataatgatGTATAATCgaaggaagtgtaaaaatacTTTAGAGTTTAGACTGTTATGAGCATATCAAGAGaacttttttcaaaacatactttttagtttaaattattcatttagtttttatattttcatgatttttatatttttagtttttataatttaaaagtggtttttttagttCTAATAATTTAcgttctaacttttttttagatTCTTAGTTGTAAAAGTAATCTTTTTAGTttacataattttcaaattataaagattagaaaaaaattaaaatataaattatagaaactaaaaaaacacttttaaattatatgaagtaaaaaaattaaaatataaaatataaaacatcatttttaaattataaaatctataaaattataagaataaaaagagTCAGATTTACATTTAACTCACTGGAGcaaaaatatagaaagaaaagaaaaggataagGTGTTATTAATATTTCCATATTGGCTCTTCCACGTGTCTTTATATGGACCGTTAGATCAAATCCAGAGCGGGTGGGCCCCACAGTCTCTGGCACTTGCATCATGACTCGGAAACACAAATGACCCTCCACCAGCTCAACGAACGAAACGACGATGCTGCATTGCTTTGGTAAAATTGCATTTGCTGGTGAGAGGTGACCCCATCTCTCTTTTATCTCTCTCTTCCAAAAAGCACCGATTTTTGCGCACGCCAACGCGAATCGCGAAGAGGGTCTCACCGAGAACAAAAAATGGGTGTTTGTGGGTCGAGGCCCAAAGTGAACGAAGAAGACCTCTCatcaaagaagaagaacaacaacaacaacaatcatcgaagaagaagaaggagaatcCTCAGAAGACGCGTATCTTCTAGAAAGATCGAAGCCAACAACGTTTCTCACTCTAATTCAGCTCTTCAAGCTTCTAATCGCGCTTCTGGTACTTGCTTCTGCTtcttttcactcttttttattttgttttgttttaaattaattgttctagtttattttattttatttttttaaatggacaCCAGTCACCATAGTTTAATGAATgctgttagtttttttttttattggcatgTACATGTACATAATGAAAAAActgttaatttgttaaaaaaaaattaatgagtaTTTGATTGACATTGAATTGAAGATCCTTGATTTGTTTCCCGGTTTCAGATGCTGCTTGGTTTGATTCTACTTCGGCGTTGGATTCTGAGTGTGATGACGAATTTTACAGTGTCTATGATGGTATGTCAGTTTTTTCACCATCACCCCCTAAATTTGGTCTATCCGAGGTTTTAACAAACAATCTGAGACTGCAATTTTGGCTCTGCAACGTTGAGGTTTTGGGGGTGTGTCAGGGATCTCATCACTGCAAATTTGGCTGCATCATCGAGGTTTTTGGAGTGTCTGCAACCGCAACACGATCACATCTGCTGTATTTATCTGCAATTTCCCACGATATCAAGGAATGCAACAAAAACACGACAAcaactgcaatttaaaacctcAAGTATCAAAATCAGGGTATTAAGTTGGGCTGGTGGGTCAAAATCCTTGACATTACGGGAAATTGCAGATCAATGTGGCTGCAATTGTGGTCGTGTTGTGGTCAGACACTGTGAAAACCTTAATGTTGCGGCTGAAATCGTGATCATTGGTCGTCTTTAAAACCTTGATCGAATTGTCtcagtttattttttctatttatatttagttttcttttcagtatggttatatatatatatatatatatttttacataatgTTTGGTAGATGGGATGATGTCTTTGAGTGAGTATGAAATTGGGTCAAGGCCAAAAAATGATTAATCTCCTAAAGGGGTTGATTCTGTGTTTGTTGATCACCAACAGCAGAAACAAAGAGTGCACCCTTATAATTATTTTCGTAGTAATTCTTCTTTGAAGGTTGCCAAGAATCAAGGCAAACCAAAAGATTCTACATTGAAATCAGATGGCTCTTGAGCTGAGTTAGACTCTGTTTTGACAGGAGAAGTGTCTACAGGTCATGCAGATGAAATTGGAGAGGACAGAAAGCTGTCCCTTGACCATTGTGGGATTCTGCCAAATAACTGTTTGCCTTGCCTCACTTCCAATGCAATTGCTGTTGAAAAAAGAAGGCCAATGAGTCCTGATACACCAAGTTCACGGAGAAAGTCACTTTCTAAACTCTCCTTCAAATGGAGAGAAGGGTCTTCAGATATGACTTTACGTGAGTGTTCTACATAGTTTTTTGCCTGCAAGAATTGCTTTGTGTTTTGGTTCTTTTGTGCAATTGGATTAATTAGCGTCTGTTTgtttgagaaaatgttttctgCTTTCGTTTTGTGTGTTCATAAATTGTTACAAAGATGCCTCTTTGTCTGCACTTTGTTTTCATGTACAAATCTTTGAAAACAGGAAATTGAGTGAAAATAAGGTGACATTTTTTGTAATTACTTgtgaaaacaagaaatgaaaacagaaaatgttttctcaaaTCAGGTAGACTTGTAGGACGACTGTTAAATGGTGAAAGTGATGATACCATGTTTGCTTATGAGATCGAGCTTCTTTTATTTCTCCTGCCATGCTTACAGTAAAGTAAACATGAAGGAATATATGAAAACATtagttatttcttttatttgctcTACCTGTTGAGCTTGCTGCAGCATGCACTTTCCTGTTCTTAGATGTTTGCCGCTAGTTCTTTTATGACTTTTGTTACTAATTCATGACTTCTCTTTTATTGCAGTTTCCCCCAAGgcatttaaacaaaaacatttggCAGGTTCATCTGTTCCATTCTGTCCTCTAGAGAAGCAAACCCCTGGTTCTTGGTCACAAATTGAGCCAAGTTCCTTCAGAGTCAGAGGCAAAAACTACCTTAGGTAGGTACCATCATATTTTCTACTGGACATTCTTTCGGTGATTCAACCTGTTGGTTGGGATGTCCCTCACATAGAAGTCATTCATTATGTTAACAATCAAGCACTGGTCTATTCTTGATAATTCCATAATTCATTTGTTGCCTGGTTGTCAGGGATAAGAAGAAAGAGTTTGCTTCAAGCAGTGCTGCTTTTTATCCTCTTGGTGCTGACCTCTTTTTGTCTTCTCGAAAAATTGATCATATTGCTCGTTTTATACAAATTCCTTCAATAAACATACCTGGGGACGCCCCTTCTATTCTTATTGTAAATATTCAGGTAGCTGCATATTTCCTTTTCGAGATTGAACTTGAACTGATAACTTCTCATCCTTATTACTGAGTTGCAAAATTTATGTTAGGCACTCAAAGTATAGAGTTTCTTCCCTTTGTGTATTTGTATAGGAATTTTACAATCATTTCATATGCACTGGAAAATGTCTGTGGACACATTCATCACAATGTGGACTTTTCCCCTCGAAGATTGTATTGTTGTTAGTTTGTAACATATTTATGCTCTTTAAAATGCAGATACCATTGTATCCTGCCGCTATCTTCCAAAGTGAAAATGATGGTGAAGGAATGAATGTGGTTTTGTACTTTAAACTATCTGAAAAATACTCTAAAGACCTTCCAGACCAATTCCGGGAAAGCATTAGTGTAAGGGGTTATGCTCTTTAGTCtttatccttttttactttcattgTGCCTCATGTTACATAAGATGTTTCCTCTGTAACTGTATGTCTATAGTTTTTACTCAGTTTCTTAATAAGTGTGCCTGTTCTTTTATTCCTGGACAGAAATTGATCAATGATGAAGTGGAGAGAGTAAAAGGCTTCCCTCTAGACACAATTGCACCCTTTAGGGAGAGATTAAAAATTTTAGGCAGAGTGGCAAATTTGGAGAATCTGTCTTTAAGCACAACTGAAAAGAAGCTTATGAATGCTTACAACGAAAAACCAGTTCTCTCACGTCCTCAGCACGAATTTTTCTTGGTACATACACTTGCTTATTCTAGTTACGGATTTAATATCCTTCGATAATTTCTCTGTGGATGACCACTTAATCTTGCATTGAAGCAATCATCTAAAGTTTCTGTTTCAGTAGATCATTCTTGGGAatcatatcaataaatttatttttcttttattcatgCTGCTGTAGCATTTTAGAAGCTCATTTAGACAACTGGTTTTATTTTCGTTATTTTGATCTTCCTCTCACCATTTGCCTTCATTTTCGCATGCGAATTTGTAAACTTATTAATGCACATATGTTACTCTATCTCTAGTGAGCTTGAGTTATCTCAAAATATTTTGAGCTGTCAAAAGATTCCTAATCTGATGCTATTTCTTTCACAGGGAGAAAACTATCTCGAGATAGATTTGGATGTACACAGATTTAGCTATATTGCAAGAAAGGGATTTGAAGGCTTCATTGAAAGACTGAAGCTATGTAACCTAGATTTCGGTCTGACAATTCAGGTAattttcttaccattttattggCAACATAAATTTTCTTCTGTATTAACCAAGTGTTAAGCTTACTCCTTTTATATTCTCtgagtttaatttctttatactgccaatataaacaaatttacGTTGTTAACCATCAAAATTCATCGTTAGAATGACTTTTaagatagttattataaaattcaacaaaCTACGGGACGgtttagaattagaattagatGACAATATTAAAACCATTTCACTGTCTGGGCatatacaatttttcttttactcaTACAATTTGTTAATATTGGAAGATTAACAAGTCTTGGTACATGATATACTTTCTATTGTCTTCATGATATAGGGAAACAAGGCCGAAGACTTGCCAGAGCATTTATTATGTGCAATACGGTTGAATAAACTTGACTACAGCAACTTCAACCAGTTTGGCTTTTAAGTCTAAGCTTTAACATAAAGCGTTTTAACCGTATTATATCTCATAATGATTACAAGTGTTGAAATGAGATTCGGTAGCTAACCGCAATGTATCTTTGAATTTCTTGATTCattgatataaaatttgttcAATGTACAGTAATGAGAATAAtcaaattagaaattatcaaTGTGCAATTTATCTTTCTCAAATATACATGCAGTCCCTGAAGCCCGTTATGACTTCTGAATTAAGGTCATTGCAAGACTACATGAATATCATGACATTGTAAATCACTGAATTTATACTTGATTTATTACTTTCTCTCCTGAGTggcttttaaaaagttaaaaagaacaaaagaatacTTAAGCAGTGATAGAAGTATTAGAAATTGTGCTAAGAAGTCtcttaaatgttaaaaaattctTCACAAATTGATCCTTGACTTGTATTGAAATAACAAGTTTACTGATATTCAATACTTGAGTGTCATTTTAAAGATTACTCGAGAGAGTAATAATTAGAAAATGGAACTTTTTAACTTGTTGAAAAACTAATGCATACATGGCATTAACTATTTAGCAATGATAAATACTTCTCATAAAAGCTTAAAGGATGCGCTTAATTTTAAGGATATAACAGTTTGTCAAGTAGATTATCTGAGTCAAATTGAGTTTCTCTTGTAATCAAACACGAGATGCCGAAGGTCAATTAGTGATTTCGACAATACAAAGGACTATTGCAATAAtggtttaattaatttgagaaTAAATTGGAGATAAAATCAATTGCTAACTTTTGCAATGAATTTCTTTTGCAAAATAGAAAtgtaaatcaaaataagaaatatgtaattgcatATAAGCATCTTAATCATTGAACGATTTTAAGAAATATGGAAAGCACACTTTTCATTTTAGGAGAGGTTTAAATCTAGTATTAAATGGTTCTCTCAAATAGTTCAATTTAAGCAATGAGAAAGAGAAATGTAACAACAGTATAACATGATCTATTCTAGCCTGTTTTCCTTACCTTCTCTCCCATTTGGTGAGATACCTGGCCTTTTATAACCAAATATTGACAAAACTGGTTCAACCATTTAGGTCAATCAATTCACTTCAACACTGAACTCACCGACTTACATTACCGACAAGTTGTCATAGGAATGAGATGAGATGctattttttgcttaaaaaaaaattattcacattCCCTAATTTCAGGTTACCAAAGTCAATTCTCAATATTCTCCAATCCTTATTCTCATTCACATTTTAACCTTTCTTATCcattcacttttaatttttttttatttagacaaTATGATTTTCCAATCCATCCATTATAATATTGAGTGAATGAATTGACTATAGCAATCTAAAATGGCTCAACTGTCTAGTCCATTCTGGTGGGTTGGGTTGACGGCAAGGCACGTGGGTCAagctaactttatttttttttactctagaCTAGATATGATATGAGatattcttgttcttgtttgaGCCAGAATCGTGCACAACATGGTGAGACCAATTCTTTCGGTggaatttatttcatatataagGGAAATCAAATATGTACTACTGTAACAAATCGCCTATTGATTAGAGTTCAGACTTATGATTAGGTTAATCTTTCATTGAGCCCAATTAAAaacttatgattattttttaaaaatgaaaaacaaacatgattaataatttttacattattcaTAATGCAAGTAAGGAATAATTGGTTTTAGTCTTTCTTCATTCtctagtatttatttatttatcttttttattcacTACTCACgctcaattttctttttacttcaCCATTATCCTTATTTTatgatgaataattttaataacacattttttgtATTAATCAACAAGATCTAAGACAATCAGTAGACaactatatatgaaaaaaaaaacattgttaaaCAGGGTGTACCTACTTTAATGTTCTAACTTCTAGGGATATCCTTTCTacatggagagagaaaaaaacaccTTTTATTATTAGGTAAATTTCATGTTATGCTAAAAACACCTTGAATAGACCCACCTAAAATTCACCAATTACAATAAATAGCAGGCAAAAGCACTTTGTTAGCATCTACGTTATACTGTATATCTTTTATTCCCACATGCATGGCAACATCTCCTCGTACATTGATGCTGGAATTTTCTGAACGGCTTAAAAACATTTGCAAATttcgcatttttttttttgtgcttattttctttgttgttattGAACATTCAATTCGTTATAGCTTAAAAACATTATAAGCATAATAACACTAATAAGATCATATTGAAGAACATGGAATGTATTAAGAACAACGAGAATATGTTCATTGGAAATAGAACGGAGACAGTATTTGCATAACATGAAAAACCCAATAATATGTCCCAAAAAATACCCTAATTTGTTGTATAAGAAATGATAAGTCTGATCAATCTCGACTTGCTGGAGGACTCATACATCGCCCAAAAATGGAATAGAAAAAACCTCGATGTACcttattattatgaattttagatGCAGAAGATGAGCGTGTGACACGTTTACTATTATCATGCAACCTTCTTCCCATTATGTCCCCTTCAATTTGTGACACATTTTTCTCCTTGATGATTTTGTTATTCCCCAAAGATGTACCAAGACTAGCACTGGCATTGGCATTTGGTTCCACGAATTGTATCTGATCTTGCCATATTCGACCAGAAGATCCTTGCCTTCGAAATGAAAATGATGATCTCGGCAATGtgttcatgatgaatcaaagtttgtgttcttttttctttgtttctcttaTGATATGATGGTTCTGAAATATCCCTTCtatcaattaattaagaatttttaaCTGATCACCTAACTGTTTTTTTtagttagagagagagagagagagagagaatattaGGCAAGTGGTGGATAATGCATTTacatattattcttttttgttataaGAGCTTGTACATGTAAATATAGTAAATAGCTAGCTTTCTATGTTTAGGGTCATATCCGTACAATTTTTGACTGATCCATTCAGACAGTTGCTATATCTGCAAGCTAATTAACAAGTGTTCTTATCTACTTTTGGTGATGCTACATTTTAGGGAATTAGACAATAACTGAACGACTGATATCTCTTGCTCATTTTCAGGGTTTGTTATTCATTTTTGGGTCAAGGATTACTAGTATCCGAATACTACATTGGGGATTCGACTAATCTAAGTTGATCTGGTTAGGATAATTATGGTTAAGAAAGTTTTTCCTTCAAAATTACATTCCTAATTCTCAAAGACTTAAAGTTAAGAATTatgattaagttaaaaaaaaattgacaaataaTTACACGTTTAGTAATAAATAGAAGTGAAAATAGGTTATATCACTTGATAGAAATCTATGATTTACTCTACATCAAGCCTAGATCATGTCACATCTTTTCAGAcaatatgatcatttaaattttttttagaaaagtcTATTTAGTTAAACAGGTTAGACACTAAATCATTCAAAGAGTCTTTTAGACCTAAAAGAATGAcctatatacaaaattataaatatttattcaatactagtattattattatattaaatttgttataatttatattattaaaatcttacatttatttatcttttaaatgttAATCATGCATATCTATATAAAAGGtcaagttaaaattttataactaagtttattaaaaaaataaatttatgttttatttaaatgtcttatgacaaaatctatttttaaataaggattataaatgttatattaaaccttaaaaatatgattatataatataaataaattaggtttgattcttataaaatcttatatatatttttatttttgttttagtgttaaattatgataaactagatctttaaaataaatttgtaggTCAAGTCAAATTTTTATATAGGTCAAACTCATATTCTTAGAAAAACCTTTGACAAATAAACAGGTCAAACTCAATCCATATACTTTTAATCACACCTAACAAAGTAATGGTTTCTGTTAGGTATACctcatatatttttcataattaactaaacaatctaacataaatgaaaaaaataataaaatttaacatacatttataacatttttataaaaaaagaactgtattttttatttgatccataataataataataataataataataataataacatttcgTACAAATATTTATCCACATTAAGAATTTCGTATTTATAGGAGGTCCTAACACTAGTAAGGAAGCCACAAGAAGTAAGCTAAGTATGAATATCGACATTTATGACCTGAAAGCGCTAGAAAGAATTAATCTTAATCATATAACTACATATTTACTCAAGATTAAGTATATGTTTAGCAAcagattgttttaaaaaatacatatttaatttttccaaaaactcaatcaaataGTAGTACAAGAGGGTCAGTTTGGATTGGATTTAGTTAAatataatcatatcaaatttaAACGGGTTGGTTTGaatcaattttctaaaataaaaatgaaacccaCTCAAATCAACCTGGTTGTAAACTGTTTAGGTTGGATTGGGTTAACAGgtgaaaaattttaattttgtctgtCCTTTTTTTAAATGCGACATTTTTTATaagctaaattttttattaaatgaatcaaacgtGATTTTTTCTTGATATTGTTTTCTACCAAAACTAATGTGACATTACGAGATCTATTCTTTGTAAATAGATTCgaaatatttttagaagttCATATGAAGTgactttaatcaataaaatcctTGTCACTTTGATCCTAAAGGTTAAGGATGCATTGATGCTTACTTAATTCAGATTGTTAAGTCTATATAATCAATAATCaatgatatttgttttttttaaaatttaaaaatatatattacatattacatatattaataataataataatttaatacaaattaacgTGTCAACAGGTTTAGATATTAAAACTCGTGACACAATTCAAAACTCAACAAGTTTGATTGATTTGGCTTGGGtatgatccaaacacaaaaattaTCCAACTCATTATTTGAGTTTGTTTGGGTCAATTCGAATTCGTGGGTGACCCATAACGTGTTATACCCCTAcctcaaaaactaaaaaagacatTGAAAAGGAGGAACAA encodes the following:
- the LOC114398037 gene encoding uncharacterized protein LOC114398037 isoform X1; this encodes MGVCGSRPKVNEEDLSSKKKNNNNNNHRRRRRRILRRRVSSRKIEANNVSHSNSALQASNRASDAAWFDSTSALDSECDDEFYSVYDGEVSTGHADEIGEDRKLSLDHCGILPNNCLPCLTSNAIAVEKRRPMSPDTPSSRRKSLSKLSFKWREGSSDMTLLSPKAFKQKHLAGSSVPFCPLEKQTPGSWSQIEPSSFRVRGKNYLRDKKKEFASSSAAFYPLGADLFLSSRKIDHIARFIQIPSINIPGDAPSILIVNIQIPLYPAAIFQSENDGEGMNVVLYFKLSEKYSKDLPDQFRESISKLINDEVERVKGFPLDTIAPFRERLKILGRVANLENLSLSTTEKKLMNAYNEKPVLSRPQHEFFLGENYLEIDLDVHRFSYIARKGFEGFIERLKLCNLDFGLTIQGNKAEDLPEHLLCAIRLNKLDYSNFNQFGF
- the LOC114398037 gene encoding uncharacterized protein LOC114398037 isoform X2; amino-acid sequence: MGVCGSRPKVNEEDLSSKKKNNNNNNHRRRRRRILRRRVSSRKIEANNVSHSNSALQASNRASDAAWFDSTSALDSECDDEFYSVYDGHADEIGEDRKLSLDHCGILPNNCLPCLTSNAIAVEKRRPMSPDTPSSRRKSLSKLSFKWREGSSDMTLLSPKAFKQKHLAGSSVPFCPLEKQTPGSWSQIEPSSFRVRGKNYLRDKKKEFASSSAAFYPLGADLFLSSRKIDHIARFIQIPSINIPGDAPSILIVNIQIPLYPAAIFQSENDGEGMNVVLYFKLSEKYSKDLPDQFRESISKLINDEVERVKGFPLDTIAPFRERLKILGRVANLENLSLSTTEKKLMNAYNEKPVLSRPQHEFFLGENYLEIDLDVHRFSYIARKGFEGFIERLKLCNLDFGLTIQGNKAEDLPEHLLCAIRLNKLDYSNFNQFGF